A genomic window from Bacillus rossius redtenbacheri isolate Brsri chromosome 7, Brsri_v3, whole genome shotgun sequence includes:
- the LOC134534161 gene encoding facilitated trehalose transporter Tret1-like, translated as MDDPKILTSTNVLVPSDDKPARRLRQYIAALSATLGAFSLGTVLAWTSPTSSQLAQSDTNHDPRLMTQAQWSWVSSLMNVGATLSVVLVGAAIDRIGRKYTMLALVLPFVAGWFMIAWADQDVPLYYVGRIVCGMMGGAFSLSAPVYISEIAQKEIRGMLGVCYQLMLTVGILFVYVVGGIDGVSVFALTLTCSFIPLVFGAIFFFMPETPRQYIQKGRMEEARQSLTWFRGEEYNIDAEIQEIETAVETTKALQLSWRESFSTPAAKKALLVSLGLMIFQQLSGVNAVIFYSSDIFKDAGSTLAPSKASIVIGVIQVIATFISTQVVDRAGRRPLLMASHAVMSACAITLGVYFHVKEDVAGIGWLPLASLCVYIVLFSFGVGPIPWLMVGELFPAGIKGAASSVACLVNWLLSFVVTKFFVDMVASIGPDWTFWIFGAVLAVGTAFVYFVVPETKGKTLEEIQADLGGDKRKRDPEELKMPHLDRY; from the exons CGACGCTGGGCGCCTTCTCGCTGGGCACGGTGCTGGCGTGGACGTCGCCGACGAGCTCGCAGCTCGCGCAGTCCGACACCAACCACGACCCGCGGCTGATGACCCAGGCGCAGTGGTCGTGGGTCAGCTCGCTGATGAACGTCGGCGCGACCTTGTCCGTGGTGCTGGTGGGCGCCGCCATCGACCGCATCGGCCGCAAGTACACCATGCTGGCGCTGGTGCTGCCCTTCGTGGCGGGCTGGTTCATGATCGCCTGGGCGGACCAG GACGTGCCGCTGTACTACGTGGGGAGGATCGTGTGCGGCATGATGGGCGGCGCCTTCAGCCTGTCCGCGCCCGTCTACATCAGCGAGATCGCCCAGAAGGAGATCAGGGGCATGCTGGGCGTCTGCTACCAGCTCATGCTCACCGTCGGCATCCTGTTCGTCTACGTCGTCGGCGGCATCGACGGTG tgagtGTGTTCGCGCTGACTTTGACGTGCAGCTTCATCCCACTCGTGTTCGGCGCCATCTTCTTCTTCATGCCGGAGACTCCGAGGCAGTACATACAGAAAGGCCGCATGGAAGAAGCGCGTCAGTCACTCACGTGGTTTCGAGGGGAGGAGTACAACATCGATGCAGAAATCCAG GAGATAGAGACGGCCGTGGAAACGACGAAGGCGCTGCAGCTGTCCTGGAGGGAGTCCTTCTCGACCCCCGCCGCCAAGAAGGCCCTGCTGGTGTCCCTGGGACTCATGATATTCCAGCAGCTGAGCGGCGTCAACGCCGTCATATTCTACTCCTCCGACATCTTCAAG GATGCCGGCAGCACCCTGGCGCCGTCCAAGGCGTCCATCGTGATCGGCGTGATCCAGGTGATCGCGACGTTCATCTCGACGCAGGTGGTGGACCGCGCCGGCCGCCGGCCGCTGCTCATGGCCTCGCACGCCGTGATGTCTGCGTGCGCCATCACGCTCGGCGTGTACTTCCACGTGAAGGAGGACGTGGCGGGCATCGGCTGGCTGCCGCTGGCCTCGCTGTGCGTCTACATCGTGCTCTTCTCGTTCGGCGTGGGCCCCATCCCCTGGCTGATGGTGGGCGAGCTGTTCCCGGCCGGCATCAAGGGCGCCGCCAGCTCCGTCGCCTGCCTCGTCAACTGGCTGCTGTCCTTCGTCGTCACCAAGTTCTTCGTGGACATGGTGGCGTCCATCGGGCCCGACTGGACCTTCTGGATCTTCGGCGCCGTCCTGGCCGTCGGCACGGCCTTCGTGTACTTCGTGGTGCCCGAGACGAAGGGCAAGACCCTGGAGGAGATTCAGGCGGACCTGGGGGGCGACAAGCGCAAGAGGGACCCTGAAGAACTCAAGATGCCGCACCTCGACAGGTACTGA